A stretch of Streptococcus sp. oral taxon 061 DNA encodes these proteins:
- a CDS encoding HIT family protein: protein MCLICDRIELIKAGENPYFVKELETGYVVIGDHQYFEGYTLFLAKEHVTELHHLHPTVKFRFLEEMSLVQEAVSKAFTAEKMNVELLGNGDAHVHWHIFPRRAGDMKGHGLNGRGPVWWVPWEEMVAEEYHVKDRRLENLIATLSETLNQIVK, encoded by the coding sequence ATGTGCTTGATTTGTGATCGAATTGAATTGATTAAGGCAGGGGAAAATCCCTACTTTGTCAAGGAATTAGAAACTGGCTATGTTGTCATCGGAGACCACCAGTATTTTGAAGGCTACACTCTATTCTTAGCCAAGGAACATGTCACAGAATTGCATCATCTACATCCAACTGTCAAATTCCGCTTTTTAGAGGAAATGAGTCTGGTTCAGGAAGCTGTCTCTAAGGCTTTTACTGCTGAAAAGATGAATGTAGAGTTGTTGGGAAATGGAGACGCTCATGTTCACTGGCATATTTTTCCAAGACGAGCTGGTGATATGAAAGGGCACGGTCTAAATGGACGTGGTCCAGTCTGGTGGGTTCCTTGGGAAGAAATGGTCGCTGAGGAATATCACGTTAAAGATCGGAGACTGGAAAACTTGATTGCGACATTATCAGAAACTTTAAACCAGATAGTAAAATGA
- a CDS encoding M42 family metallopeptidase has translation MNQTVEYIKELTAIASPTGFTREITDYLVETLEKLGYQPVRTAKGGVNVTVKGKNDEQQRYVTAHVDTLGAIVRAVKPDGRLKMDRIGGYPWNMIEGENCTVHVASTGKTVSGTILIHQTSCHVYKDAGTAERTQDNMEVRLDEKVTNEKETRALGIEVGDFISFDPRTVVADSGFIKSRHLDDKVSAAILLNLLKVYKEEGIELPVTTHFAFSVFEEVGHGANSSIPSQVVEYLAVDMGAMGDDQQTDEYTVSICVKDASGPYHYEFRQHLVALAEEQDIPFKLDIYPFYGSDASAAMSAGAEVKHALLGAGIESSHSYERTHIDSVVATERMVDAYLKSDLVE, from the coding sequence ATGAATCAAACTGTAGAATATATTAAAGAACTAACTGCTATCGCATCGCCAACAGGTTTTACCCGTGAGATTACTGATTATTTAGTTGAGACACTTGAAAAGTTAGGCTATCAACCTGTCCGTACTGCCAAAGGTGGTGTCAACGTTACTGTTAAAGGTAAAAATGATGAACAACAACGCTATGTGACTGCCCATGTGGATACTCTGGGAGCTATCGTTCGCGCTGTTAAACCAGATGGTCGTCTTAAAATGGACCGTATTGGAGGATATCCTTGGAACATGATTGAGGGAGAAAACTGTACCGTTCATGTGGCTAGCACAGGTAAGACTGTTTCAGGTACGATTTTAATCCACCAGACTTCTTGTCACGTCTATAAGGATGCTGGAACTGCGGAACGTACGCAGGACAATATGGAAGTACGTTTGGATGAAAAAGTGACCAACGAAAAAGAAACACGTGCACTCGGTATCGAGGTTGGAGACTTTATCAGTTTTGACCCACGAACTGTGGTGGCTGATTCAGGCTTTATCAAATCGCGTCATTTGGATGATAAGGTCAGCGCAGCAATTCTCCTAAATCTCCTCAAAGTCTACAAAGAAGAAGGAATTGAGCTTCCAGTTACTACGCATTTTGCTTTTTCAGTCTTTGAAGAAGTGGGGCATGGTGCTAACTCAAGTATCCCTAGTCAAGTTGTCGAATATCTGGCAGTAGATATGGGAGCGATGGGAGATGACCAGCAGACGGACGAGTACACAGTCTCTATCTGTGTCAAAGATGCTTCTGGTCCTTACCACTATGAATTCCGTCAACATTTAGTTGCTTTAGCTGAAGAGCAAGACATTCCGTTTAAACTAGATATCTATCCATTTTACGGTTCGGATGCTTCTGCAGCGATGTCAGCTGGAGCAGAGGTTAAGCACGCTCTTCTAGGAGCTGGTATTGAGTCTAGTCATTCTTATGAGCGTACTCATATTGATTCTGTAGTGGCTACTGAGCGTATGGTAGATGCTTATCTCAAGAGTGACTTGGTGGAATAA
- a CDS encoding DUF1307 domain-containing protein, translated as MNRYFKITLLLALPLAFLLGCSKQSTTSNSLKAETSEVKTTETETTEAETTEKKAESKTVAFVHDSNPGRHSTLTYTVEGDDVMKQEVYNVFEPEVLNKSADEIKELIVKTYKGYEGIKGVTQNIEFKDGKVVHTMVIDMTVVNLDEMKKAMPNEYSGAGKRVSFAKTKKMLEDLGYTEKTN; from the coding sequence ATGAACAGATATTTCAAAATAACGCTTCTCTTAGCCTTACCGTTGGCATTCTTGTTGGGATGTTCTAAACAATCAACAACTTCTAACTCTTTAAAAGCAGAAACAAGTGAAGTAAAAACTACCGAAACTGAAACTACTGAGGCTGAAACTACAGAAAAGAAAGCTGAATCAAAAACTGTAGCCTTTGTTCATGACAGTAATCCAGGAAGACATTCTACCTTGACATACACTGTTGAAGGCGATGATGTTATGAAACAAGAAGTTTATAATGTTTTTGAACCTGAAGTACTCAATAAGAGCGCCGATGAGATTAAAGAACTTATCGTGAAAACTTATAAAGGGTATGAAGGAATTAAGGGCGTTACACAAAATATCGAATTCAAAGATGGAAAAGTCGTCCATACCATGGTCATTGACATGACTGTAGTCAATCTTGATGAGATGAAAAAAGCAATGCCAAATGAATATTCAGGAGCTGGAAAACGTGTAAGTTTTGCAAAAACTAAAAAAATGCTTGAGGATCTTGGGTATACTGAAAAAACGAACTAA
- the brnQ gene encoding branched-chain amino acid transport system II carrier protein: MAKKGALTGLLLFGIFFGAGNLIFPPTLGAQSGENFLPAIAGFVFSGVGIAVLTLIIGTLNPKGYIYEISKKISPWFATIYLAALYLSIGPFFAIPRTATTSFEVGISPLLAEADKGLGLIVFTILYFVAAYLIALNPSKILDRIGRILTPVFAILIVVLVILGAFKYGGNAPQAASGAYQTSAFGAGFLEGYNTLDALASVAFSVIAVQTLKQLGFSSKKEYISTIWVVGIVVALGFSALYIGLGFLGNHFLVPAEVMSEGTPGVYILSQATQEIFGSTAQLFLAVMVTVTCFTTTVGLIVSTAEFFNDRFPQISYKVYATVFTLIGFAIANLGLSAIIKYSVPVLVVLYPITIVIVMIVIVNKFVPLSKPGMQLTMGLVTAIAIASVLGSSFEVTFLANIVNALPFAKASLPWLVPAIIGILLSLVLPNKQESEAFEME; this comes from the coding sequence ATGGCTAAAAAAGGTGCTTTAACAGGATTACTTCTGTTTGGAATATTTTTTGGAGCAGGTAACTTGATTTTCCCTCCAACTCTAGGCGCACAGTCTGGAGAAAACTTCCTTCCTGCCATTGCAGGATTTGTATTTTCAGGTGTTGGGATTGCCGTCCTAACTTTGATTATTGGGACCCTTAATCCTAAGGGTTATATCTATGAGATTTCTAAGAAAATTTCTCCATGGTTTGCGACGATTTATCTTGCAGCTTTGTACTTGTCGATTGGTCCATTCTTTGCCATTCCACGTACAGCAACAACATCGTTTGAGGTCGGTATTAGTCCCCTCCTGGCCGAAGCAGATAAGGGGTTAGGTTTGATTGTCTTTACAATTCTCTACTTTGTTGCAGCCTATTTAATCGCCCTTAACCCTTCAAAGATTTTGGATCGTATCGGACGAATCTTGACTCCAGTATTTGCGATTTTGATTGTTGTTTTGGTTATCCTTGGGGCCTTTAAATATGGTGGGAACGCACCGCAAGCAGCATCAGGTGCCTATCAAACTTCAGCCTTTGGTGCAGGTTTCCTTGAGGGATATAATACACTTGATGCGCTTGCTTCTGTTGCCTTTAGTGTTATCGCTGTTCAAACCTTGAAACAGCTTGGATTTTCAAGTAAGAAAGAATACATTTCAACTATTTGGGTCGTTGGAATCGTTGTAGCTTTAGGATTTAGTGCTTTATACATTGGCCTAGGTTTCCTTGGAAATCATTTCCTAGTACCAGCTGAAGTGATGAGCGAAGGAACTCCAGGAGTTTATATCTTGTCACAAGCAACGCAAGAAATCTTTGGCTCGACAGCACAGCTTTTCCTTGCAGTCATGGTAACGGTGACTTGTTTCACAACAACAGTAGGCTTGATTGTATCAACAGCTGAATTCTTCAACGACCGCTTCCCACAAATCAGCTACAAGGTTTATGCGACTGTCTTTACCTTGATTGGTTTTGCTATCGCAAACCTTGGATTGAGTGCTATTATCAAATACTCAGTTCCAGTGCTAGTTGTCTTGTATCCAATCACGATTGTGATTGTTATGATTGTGATTGTGAACAAATTTGTACCACTTTCAAAACCAGGGATGCAATTGACTATGGGACTTGTAACTGCTATTGCCATAGCTAGCGTCTTAGGAAGTTCATTTGAAGTGACCTTCCTTGCCAACATTGTGAATGCTCTACCATTTGCTAAGGCTTCATTGCCATGGTTAGTACCAGCGATTATCGGAATTTTACTTTCTCTTGTTCTTCCTAACAAACAAGAAAGTGAAGCTTTTGAGATGGAATAA
- a CDS encoding rhodanese-like domain-containing protein — protein MKEISFDEFYQLYQNEQLSLVDVREVEEFEALHLEGAHNFPLSQLADTYVQLDKDQLYYVICKSGMRSARACQFLTEQGYEVINVQGGMDALE, from the coding sequence ATGAAAGAAATTTCCTTCGATGAATTTTACCAGCTTTATCAAAATGAGCAACTTTCTCTAGTGGACGTGAGAGAAGTAGAGGAATTTGAAGCTCTTCATTTAGAAGGTGCTCATAATTTCCCTCTCAGTCAACTGGCAGATACTTATGTACAACTGGACAAAGACCAGCTTTATTACGTGATTTGTAAATCAGGAATGCGTTCAGCACGCGCTTGTCAATTTTTAACAGAACAAGGATATGAGGTTATCAATGTCCAAGGTGGCATGGATGCTTTAGAATAA
- a CDS encoding uracil-DNA glycosylase family protein, producing MSQIEKIKQAIMADPQNASYTEQGIEPLFAAPKTARINIIGQAPGLKTQEAGLYWKDKSGDRLREWLGVDEDTFYNSGYFAVMPMDFYFPGHGKSGDLPPRPGFAEKWHPKLLKELPDIQLTLLIGQYAQAYYLHEKVSGKVTDRVHRFKDYLPDYFPLVHPSPRNQIWMKKNPWFESEVVPDLKKRIKTILGEKE from the coding sequence ATGTCTCAAATCGAAAAAATCAAGCAAGCTATCATGGCGGATCCACAGAATGCCAGCTATACTGAGCAGGGTATCGAGCCTCTTTTTGCAGCACCAAAGACTGCTCGTATCAATATCATTGGGCAAGCTCCTGGACTCAAAACTCAAGAAGCAGGACTTTACTGGAAGGATAAAAGTGGTGACCGCTTGCGAGAGTGGCTAGGTGTGGATGAAGATACGTTTTATAATTCAGGTTACTTTGCAGTCATGCCTATGGATTTCTACTTTCCAGGTCATGGAAAATCGGGTGACCTACCACCACGTCCAGGTTTTGCAGAAAAATGGCATCCAAAACTTTTGAAGGAATTGCCAGATATTCAATTAACACTCTTGATTGGGCAGTATGCTCAGGCTTACTATCTGCATGAAAAGGTCAGTGGCAAGGTGACAGACCGTGTGCATCGGTTCAAGGATTATTTGCCTGATTATTTCCCTCTGGTACACCCATCACCACGTAATCAAATCTGGATGAAAAAAAATCCTTGGTTTGAGTCGGAAGTGGTTCCCGATTTGAAAAAAAGAATTAAAACAATTTTAGGAGAAAAAGAATGA
- the pepV gene encoding dipeptidase PepV translates to MTVIDFTTEVEKRKEDLLADLFSLLEINSERDDSKADAQHPFGPGPVKALEKFLEIADRDGYPTKNVDNYAGHFEFGQGEEVLGIFAHMDVVPAGSGWDTDPYTPTIKDGRLYARGASDDKGPTTACYYGLKIIKELGLPTSKKVRFIVGTDEESGWADMDYYFEHVGLAKPDFGFSPDAEFPIINGEKGNITEYLHFAGENTGAARLHSFTGGLRENMVPESATAVVSGDLADLQTKLDAFVAEHNLRGEIQEENGQYKVTVIGKSAHGAMPASGVNGATYLALFLSQFAFEGPAKDYLDIAGKILLNDHEGKNLKVAHVDEKMGALSMNAGVFRFDETSADNTIALNFRYPKGTSPEQIKSVLESLPVASVSLSEHGHTPHYVPMEDPLVQTLLNVYEKQTGLQGHEQVIGGGTFGRLLERGVAYGAMFPDSIDTMHQANEFIALDDLFRAAAIYAEAIYELIK, encoded by the coding sequence ATGACAGTTATTGATTTTACAACAGAAGTAGAAAAACGCAAAGAAGACCTCTTGGCTGACTTGTTTAGCCTTTTGGAAATCAACTCAGAACGTGATGACAGTAAGGCCGATGCGCAGCATCCATTTGGACCTGGTCCAGTAAAAGCCTTGGAGAAATTCCTCGAAATCGCAGACCGTGATGGCTACCCAACAAAAAATGTCGACAACTATGCAGGTCATTTCGAGTTTGGTCAAGGAGAAGAAGTTCTCGGAATCTTTGCCCACATGGACGTAGTGCCAGCAGGTAGTGGTTGGGACACTGACCCTTACACTCCAACTATCAAAGATGGTCGACTTTATGCGCGTGGGGCTTCTGATGATAAGGGACCTACAACAGCTTGTTACTACGGTTTGAAAATCATCAAGGAATTGGGGCTTCCAACTTCTAAGAAAGTTCGCTTCATCGTGGGAACTGATGAAGAATCAGGTTGGGCAGATATGGACTACTACTTTGAGCATGTAGGACTTGCAAAACCTGACTTTGGATTCTCACCAGATGCTGAATTCCCTATCATCAATGGTGAAAAAGGAAATATCACAGAATATCTCCACTTTGCTGGTGAAAATACTGGTGCAGCTCGTCTTCACAGCTTCACAGGTGGTTTACGCGAAAACATGGTGCCAGAATCAGCAACAGCAGTTGTTTCAGGCGACTTAGCTGACTTGCAAACTAAGCTAGACGCCTTCGTTGCAGAGCACAATCTCAGAGGAGAAATTCAAGAAGAAAATGGTCAGTACAAGGTGACTGTAATTGGTAAATCAGCCCATGGTGCTATGCCTGCTTCAGGTGTCAATGGTGCGACTTACCTTGCCCTCTTCCTCAGCCAATTTGCCTTTGAAGGGCCTGCAAAAGACTATCTTGACATTGCTGGTAAGATTCTCTTGAATGACCACGAAGGTAAAAACTTGAAAGTAGCTCATGTAGATGAAAAGATGGGTGCTCTTTCTATGAATGCGGGTGTCTTCCGCTTTGATGAAACAAGTGCTGACAATACTATTGCCCTCAACTTCCGTTATCCAAAAGGAACAAGCCCAGAGCAAATCAAGTCAGTTCTTGAAAGCTTGCCAGTTGCTTCAGTCAGCCTTTCTGAACATGGTCACACTCCTCACTATGTGCCAATGGAAGATCCACTCGTTCAAACCTTGTTGAATGTTTACGAAAAACAAACAGGTCTTCAAGGTCACGAACAAGTCATCGGTGGAGGAACTTTTGGACGTCTATTAGAGCGTGGTGTAGCCTACGGTGCTATGTTCCCAGATTCTATCGATACTATGCACCAGGCCAATGAATTTATCGCCTTGGACGATCTTTTCCGTGCAGCAGCCATCTACGCTGAAGCTATTTATGAATTGATCAAATAA
- a CDS encoding nitroreductase family protein — MKFLELNKKRHATKHFIDKPVDPKDVRTAIEIATLAPSAHNSQPWKFVVVREKNAELAKLAYGSNFEQVASAPVTIALFTDTDLAKRARKIARVGGAKNFSEEQLQYFMKNLPAEYARYNEQQVSDYLALNAGLVAMNLVLALTDQGIGSNIILGFDKSKANEVLEIEERFRPELLITVGYTDEKLEPSYRLPVDEIIEKR; from the coding sequence ATGAAATTTCTTGAGTTAAATAAAAAACGTCATGCGACCAAGCATTTTATTGATAAACCTGTTGATCCAAAGGATGTCCGTACAGCTATCGAAATCGCAACCTTGGCACCAAGTGCCCACAACAGCCAGCCTTGGAAATTCGTCGTGGTTCGTGAGAAAAATGCTGAACTAGCAAAATTGGCTTACGGTTCAAACTTTGAGCAAGTAGCCTCTGCACCTGTAACGATTGCCTTGTTTACAGATACTGACCTAGCTAAACGAGCTCGCAAGATTGCCCGTGTTGGTGGAGCAAAGAACTTCTCAGAAGAACAACTTCAGTACTTTATGAAAAATCTTCCAGCTGAGTATGCACGTTACAATGAACAACAAGTCAGTGACTACTTGGCTCTTAATGCAGGATTAGTTGCGATGAACTTGGTCCTTGCATTGACTGACCAGGGAATTGGTTCAAATATTATACTAGGTTTTGATAAATCAAAAGCTAATGAAGTCTTGGAAATTGAAGAACGCTTCCGTCCAGAGCTTTTGATTACAGTAGGATACACAGACGAGAAGTTGGAACCAAGCTACCGCTTGCCAGTAGATGAAATTATCGAGAAAAGATAG
- a CDS encoding metallophosphoesterase → MNHKIAILSDIHGNTTALAGVLEDAKKLGATEYWLLGDIFLPGPGANDLVALLKDLPITASVRGNWDDCVLEALDGQYGLEDPQEIQLMRLTQYLMERLNPEHIDWLRNLPMVAKKEVEGLRFSLSHNLPEKNYGGDLLVENDTEKFDQLLDETTDVAVYGHVHKQLLRYGSQGQQIINPGSIGMPYFDWVGLKNHRAQYALLEVENGELVNIQFRKVVYDYEAELESAKTKGLPFIEMYEELRREDNYQGHNRDLLASLIEKHGYVEDVKNYFDFL, encoded by the coding sequence ATGAACCATAAGATTGCAATTTTATCAGACATTCATGGTAACACGACAGCCTTAGCTGGAGTGCTTGAGGACGCTAAAAAGTTGGGAGCGACTGAATATTGGCTTCTGGGAGATATTTTTCTTCCTGGGCCGGGAGCAAATGACTTGGTGGCTCTTTTGAAAGACCTTCCCATTACAGCATCTGTTCGAGGCAACTGGGATGATTGTGTGTTAGAGGCTTTAGATGGGCAATATGGTTTAGAGGATCCCCAAGAAATCCAGCTTATGCGATTGACCCAGTATCTGATGGAGCGTCTAAACCCAGAGCATATTGATTGGTTGAGAAATCTACCTATGGTAGCCAAGAAAGAAGTAGAAGGCTTGCGCTTTTCTCTTTCACATAATTTACCTGAGAAAAATTATGGTGGTGATTTGCTGGTTGAAAATGATACCGAAAAATTTGACCAGCTACTTGATGAAACTACTGATGTAGCCGTCTATGGTCATGTTCACAAGCAGTTGCTTCGTTATGGTAGCCAAGGTCAACAAATCATCAATCCAGGTTCGATTGGTATGCCTTATTTTGACTGGGTAGGGCTGAAAAATCACCGTGCCCAGTATGCCTTACTTGAGGTTGAAAATGGTGAATTAGTCAATATCCAATTTCGTAAGGTTGTTTATGACTATGAAGCAGAGCTAGAATCAGCTAAGACCAAGGGCCTTCCCTTTATCGAAATGTATGAAGAATTGCGGCGAGAGGACAACTATCAAGGCCATAATAGAGATTTGTTAGCTAGTTTAATTGAAAAGCATGGCTATGTGGAGGATGTGAAGAATTATTTTGATTTTTTGTAA
- a CDS encoding helix-turn-helix transcriptional regulator: MNRVKEFRKELGISQLELAKDIGVSRQTINMIENDKYNPTLELCLNLAHSLQTDLNSLFWEDEF; the protein is encoded by the coding sequence ATGAATCGTGTGAAAGAATTTCGCAAGGAATTGGGCATATCCCAGCTCGAACTTGCCAAAGATATCGGTGTCTCTAGACAAACCATCAACATGATTGAGAATGACAAGTACAATCCTACCCTGGAACTCTGTCTCAATCTCGCTCATAGCCTCCAAACAGACCTCAACAGTCTCTTTTGGGAGGACGAATTTTAA
- a CDS encoding DUF3278 domain-containing protein: MKKETLTEKLIKRTYGISGPLDEHKQREADRIGNKLFMVLFYLMVFGNLIPFVLAYKYPQVVAFGYPIIIFLVSMACAIYVSTQTKKTGITTIDPEMLTCKEKKQLHYPGLKAGLVYGVFMFFGMPLLNVLTDDGKNYFTSLFNFGHFTSILFAAFFFGLIMQLVVWLRIRKAKEDQDDY, from the coding sequence ATGAAAAAAGAAACTCTCACTGAAAAACTAATCAAACGCACATACGGCATTTCTGGACCACTTGATGAACACAAACAACGTGAGGCTGACCGCATCGGAAATAAACTCTTTATGGTTCTCTTCTACCTCATGGTTTTTGGCAATCTCATTCCCTTTGTCCTCGCTTATAAATATCCCCAAGTGGTCGCTTTCGGATATCCAATCATTATTTTTCTGGTTTCTATGGCTTGTGCTATCTATGTTTCCACTCAAACTAAAAAAACAGGTATTACTACTATTGATCCTGAAATGTTGACTTGTAAAGAAAAGAAACAATTGCACTACCCTGGACTTAAGGCTGGTCTAGTCTATGGAGTTTTTATGTTCTTTGGCATGCCACTTCTCAATGTCTTAACGGATGATGGCAAGAACTATTTCACCTCTCTTTTCAATTTCGGTCATTTCACATCAATTCTTTTCGCAGCATTCTTTTTCGGATTAATAATGCAACTTGTCGTCTGGCTTCGCATTCGAAAAGCCAAGGAAGATCAAGACGACTATTAG
- a CDS encoding TDT family transporter, with product MKKLPLAFSGCLLGLAGAGNLILDTFPFLSHLLSLSGLILWFCFIYSHLSDWQVSKQELKKAPLLSGMATFPMAGMILSTYLLRVLPMSLSIIAQVLWWFAFLLDVGLIIYFTINYVQTKPRASATPTWTVLYVGIAVASLTYPVVGIVGIAYGAWIFGFILTLILYPLIYQDLKKNPLPLALMGQEGIYCAPFSLLLAALVRIGGPGLPNWVLLVMILASQTFFFFVLSRLPRILKQGFQPSFSALTFPTIITATSLKMAQGILQFPTLNLLVWLETIICLTILIYVLVEYVRYLRK from the coding sequence ATGAAGAAACTCCCCTTAGCCTTTTCAGGTTGCTTATTGGGATTAGCTGGTGCAGGAAATCTTATCTTAGATACCTTCCCATTTCTTTCTCATTTGCTTAGTTTGTCAGGCTTGATTCTATGGTTTTGTTTTATTTACAGTCATCTTAGTGATTGGCAAGTAAGCAAGCAAGAACTGAAGAAAGCACCCCTCTTGTCAGGAATGGCGACCTTTCCCATGGCAGGGATGATTTTATCGACTTATTTATTGCGAGTGTTACCTATGAGCTTGAGTATCATTGCACAAGTTCTCTGGTGGTTTGCCTTTCTACTGGATGTAGGTTTAATTATCTACTTTACTATCAATTACGTTCAGACTAAGCCAAGGGCTAGTGCTACACCGACTTGGACTGTTCTTTATGTAGGAATAGCAGTAGCAAGCTTGACCTACCCCGTGGTGGGGATAGTTGGTATTGCCTATGGAGCTTGGATTTTTGGTTTTATCTTAACCCTCATCCTGTATCCTCTCATTTATCAAGATTTGAAAAAGAATCCATTGCCACTAGCTTTAATGGGTCAAGAAGGAATCTATTGTGCTCCATTTTCTCTACTGTTGGCAGCACTGGTTCGGATAGGAGGCCCAGGTCTTCCTAACTGGGTTTTACTGGTCATGATTCTTGCATCACAGACTTTCTTTTTCTTTGTCCTTAGTCGCTTGCCGAGAATTCTAAAACAGGGATTTCAACCATCCTTTTCAGCTCTAACTTTCCCAACCATCATCACGGCAACTTCCTTGAAAATGGCCCAGGGAATCCTACAGTTTCCAACCCTTAACCTCCTCGTTTGGTTAGAAACTATCATTTGTTTAACAATCCTCATCTACGTATTAGTAGAATATGTGAGATATTTAAGAAAATAA